One part of the Georgfuchsia toluolica genome encodes these proteins:
- a CDS encoding SGNH/GDSL hydrolase family protein has protein sequence MKRILSNLLLVVGASVLAALVAEAVVRLTLKDEATLFPRYQTDYQYGRYTLRGIRPHSEFWHTSPDGHWRYVTNNRGFRDTRDFAYGKPANTRRIMVLGDSHTQGYEVGQDATFSAVLERYLRHGNLPTEVINSGVSGFSTAEELVFLENEGVKYQPDVVVLGFYANDFEDNFKAGLFQLDGKGQLRDLKYEHIPGVRIQNFIYAIPGTQWLSENSYFYSLLFNTAWAAGKSALRRTAARSEANQSTQLSTQQTPEFEYAVATTESISPAQHALALALLERMQHFCANRGIRLIVVDIPRQAAPYRTRSSLPAGLIAELTAMGVEIVKSDDLLASVEGAAMLHVPHGHHHISEITHAMIGVELGRRIAFAPR, from the coding sequence ATGAAACGAATTCTTTCGAACCTGCTGTTGGTGGTTGGTGCTTCTGTTCTCGCCGCACTAGTGGCCGAAGCAGTGGTGCGACTGACTCTCAAGGATGAGGCAACCCTGTTCCCTCGCTACCAGACGGATTATCAATACGGACGCTATACCCTGCGCGGGATTCGACCCCATTCGGAATTCTGGCACACCAGCCCCGATGGTCATTGGCGCTATGTGACGAACAACCGCGGATTTCGTGACACGCGCGACTTCGCCTACGGCAAGCCTGCGAACACACGGAGAATTATGGTGCTTGGCGACTCGCATACGCAAGGTTACGAGGTTGGGCAGGATGCGACTTTTTCAGCAGTTCTTGAGCGCTACCTCAGGCATGGCAACCTTCCCACCGAGGTGATCAATTCCGGCGTCTCCGGCTTCAGCACCGCCGAGGAACTCGTCTTCCTCGAAAATGAAGGCGTCAAGTACCAGCCTGACGTGGTCGTACTGGGATTTTACGCAAACGACTTCGAAGACAATTTCAAGGCCGGTTTGTTTCAGCTCGATGGAAAGGGGCAACTTCGCGACTTGAAATATGAGCATATTCCGGGTGTCCGCATCCAGAATTTCATTTACGCAATACCGGGTACGCAATGGTTGAGCGAGAATTCCTATTTCTACTCGCTGTTGTTCAATACCGCCTGGGCTGCCGGCAAGTCGGCCCTTCGCCGTACCGCTGCCCGCAGTGAAGCCAACCAGTCAACGCAGTTATCGACGCAACAAACTCCGGAGTTCGAGTATGCGGTTGCGACCACAGAGTCGATCTCGCCCGCGCAGCACGCGCTTGCGCTGGCCCTGCTCGAACGCATGCAGCATTTCTGCGCCAATCGCGGCATCCGATTGATCGTAGTCGATATCCCCCGCCAAGCCGCACCTTATCGCACGCGGTCCTCGCTGCCTGCCGGACTGATCGCCGAATTGACCGCCATGGGTGTCGAGATTGTAAAAAGCGACGACCTGCTTGCATCCGTCGAAGGAGCTGCCATGTTGCATGTCCCGCACGGACATCATCACATCTCCGAAATTACGCATGCAATGATTGGCGTGGAACTCGGCCGTCGAATTGCTTTCGCGCCGCGGTGA
- a CDS encoding glycosyltransferase: MRILYVISELSLGGAEKQLVELAKEMVRRGHEVTIYTLNREVPRKAELAGSAVRLIVDQKQSRLDLALLRRLRRTIDSWQPDIVHGFLFDGDFYARVAACGTGIPVLNSERSSNYRLSLVQKVSHLLTRRLADGVVANTYVGRDFAQGLFGLSPADVHVAWNGVSLPEIERNAVAVDDHRLTYFGPGSHRVACLVGAIRPTKDYHLALAVAAQLIADDPCWRVLFVGDKLADVGGTTYRSGSVTEAYKDEVLRHYAQLGLSDKIKFTGLRTDVPAIVRQCDVLYITSVHEGFPNVVLEAMALGVPVVSTEYSDIRRILPFPWQVVASRAPGEIASAMRRAHEQRELLATAQRSWVEANATIEKATAQLERIYRRYVRPESCAAFS; this comes from the coding sequence ATGCGCATACTTTATGTCATCAGCGAGCTTAGCCTTGGCGGGGCGGAAAAACAGCTCGTCGAGCTGGCCAAGGAAATGGTACGACGTGGGCACGAGGTCACTATCTACACGCTCAACCGCGAGGTGCCGCGCAAGGCGGAACTGGCCGGCTCCGCGGTTAGATTGATTGTCGACCAGAAGCAATCCCGCCTTGATCTGGCCTTGCTGAGGCGCCTGCGCCGCACCATCGACAGCTGGCAACCGGACATCGTGCACGGTTTCCTGTTCGACGGCGACTTCTATGCCCGCGTCGCCGCCTGCGGCACCGGCATACCAGTGCTCAACTCGGAGCGCAGCAGCAATTACCGCCTGTCGCTGGTGCAGAAGGTCAGCCATTTACTGACCAGGCGCCTGGCAGATGGCGTCGTTGCCAACACCTACGTCGGCCGCGACTTTGCCCAAGGCCTGTTTGGGTTGTCGCCCGCGGATGTTCATGTCGCATGGAACGGCGTCAGCCTGCCGGAGATCGAGCGCAATGCAGTGGCGGTCGACGACCATCGCCTGACCTATTTCGGTCCCGGCTCCCACCGCGTGGCCTGCCTGGTCGGCGCGATCAGGCCGACCAAGGACTACCACTTGGCCCTGGCCGTCGCCGCGCAATTGATCGCGGACGATCCGTGCTGGCGCGTACTCTTCGTCGGCGACAAACTCGCCGACGTCGGCGGCACCACCTATCGGTCCGGATCGGTTACCGAGGCCTACAAGGACGAGGTGCTGCGCCACTATGCGCAGCTCGGTCTCTCGGACAAGATCAAGTTCACCGGGCTCAGGACAGACGTGCCCGCCATCGTGCGCCAATGCGACGTGCTCTACATCACGTCGGTGCACGAAGGTTTCCCCAACGTCGTTCTGGAAGCCATGGCCTTGGGCGTGCCTGTCGTAAGCACCGAATATTCCGATATCCGCCGCATTCTGCCGTTCCCCTGGCAGGTTGTCGCCAGCCGCGCCCCGGGGGAGATCGCAAGCGCGATGCGCCGCGCCCATGAACAACGCGAGTTGCTGGCCACTGCGCAGCGCAGTTGGGTAGAGGCCAATGCCACTATCGAGAAGGCCACGGCCCAGCTCGAACGCATTTATCGCCGCTATGTCCGGCCAGAATCCTGTGCGGCGTTTTCTTAG
- a CDS encoding SGNH/GDSL hydrolase family protein, translating into MRETAFPGIKRLAVPFLIVAVAVLAALLLFEILLRGIGYSAPIWYQPDPQLGWTLRPGIAAWATREGRAYVEVNAAGWRDQNHPLDKPANIYRIAVLGDSYAEAMQVSREETFWALLPEKLAACGFRNGKQRIEVMNFGVSSYGTAQEYLVLESKAMRYRPDLVLLQFTNGNDVTNNSKALENRKIRPFYVLDRDGELRLDNSFSAAPEFRAKLSPASEAFRKMADMSRVAQLVNAARTLPLLRTANAADARGVEQGMEPDVLAPPRDPLWDEAWRVTEKLVAKTDQYAKRNGAHFLVVTIPYAIQVHPDAAVRTELQNRLGVADLFYPDRRITGFAHGHDIDALALAPEMQRLAEKRNIYFHGFANNGMGRGHWNADGHRVAAELIAQHLCGQQP; encoded by the coding sequence ATGCGCGAAACCGCTTTCCCCGGAATAAAGCGCCTGGCAGTTCCATTCCTGATCGTCGCCGTTGCCGTTCTGGCGGCGCTGCTTCTGTTCGAGATTCTGTTGCGTGGCATCGGTTACAGCGCGCCGATCTGGTATCAGCCAGACCCGCAACTCGGCTGGACCTTGCGTCCGGGCATTGCCGCGTGGGCTACCAGGGAGGGCCGCGCCTATGTCGAGGTGAATGCTGCTGGCTGGCGCGACCAGAACCATCCGCTCGACAAGCCGGCGAACATCTACCGCATTGCTGTGCTCGGCGACTCCTACGCCGAGGCAATGCAGGTTTCACGCGAAGAGACGTTCTGGGCGCTGCTGCCGGAAAAACTCGCGGCCTGCGGTTTCCGGAATGGCAAACAGCGCATCGAAGTGATGAACTTCGGCGTTTCAAGTTACGGCACGGCGCAGGAGTATCTCGTGCTCGAGTCAAAGGCGATGCGCTACCGGCCGGACCTGGTGTTGCTGCAGTTCACGAATGGCAACGATGTCACGAACAACTCGAAAGCGCTTGAAAATAGAAAGATACGACCGTTTTACGTGCTGGACCGCGATGGCGAGCTGCGCCTCGACAATTCCTTTTCCGCGGCGCCGGAATTTCGCGCCAAATTGTCGCCGGCCAGCGAAGCGTTCAGAAAGATGGCGGACATGTCTCGGGTCGCTCAACTGGTCAACGCGGCGCGAACATTGCCGTTGCTGCGCACTGCGAATGCCGCCGACGCAAGAGGTGTCGAGCAGGGCATGGAGCCTGACGTCCTGGCACCGCCGCGCGACCCGCTCTGGGACGAAGCCTGGCGCGTTACCGAGAAACTTGTCGCCAAGACAGACCAATATGCCAAACGCAATGGCGCGCATTTCCTGGTGGTGACAATTCCCTACGCCATTCAGGTGCATCCCGATGCAGCCGTTCGCACCGAACTGCAAAACAGACTCGGCGTCGCGGACCTGTTCTACCCGGACCGGCGTATCACCGGGTTTGCGCACGGCCACGACATCGATGCACTGGCGCTGGCGCCTGAAATGCAACGTCTTGCCGAAAAGCGCAACATCTATTTTCATGGTTTTGCGAATAACGGCATGGGTCGCGGCCACTGGAACGCCGACGGCCATCGCGTCGCCGCCGAACTCATCGCGCAGCATCTTTGCGGACAACAGCCATGA
- a CDS encoding GNAT family N-acetyltransferase, whose translation MSPAEISPVDISAWVALEAEALQPNAYMSPHFVLPALRYLDRPPGTRILLVERVGAGAVQTVAVAVLCRLTATRLLLAPHHSIYRSRHSYLGAPLLHREFATDAANHLFTELARHRWSAAGLILPNVDPEGPLLAAFSEACRSRGLALQTTREWQRATLIPSRAGEDTLRNQKKYKRVERCRRRLAELGDLQWLIHREGVDDEIIESFLRLEHSGWKGRRHKSLRSRLADEAFFREMATGFAREGRALFTELRLNGRTIASTSNFASAHAGFAFKVGWDEAFRKFSVGNLIDAELVERAPEVCNDLAYIDSGSGPHSHMEVLWPHRRSLVTVFLPYSTAGQLAWQGMQSLRSLRRFV comes from the coding sequence GTGTCTCCGGCCGAAATCAGTCCGGTAGACATCAGCGCCTGGGTTGCACTGGAAGCAGAAGCGCTCCAGCCCAATGCATATATGTCACCGCACTTTGTGCTGCCGGCGCTGCGCTACCTGGATCGCCCACCCGGGACGAGAATTCTATTGGTCGAGCGGGTTGGTGCCGGGGCGGTACAGACTGTCGCCGTTGCGGTGCTGTGTCGCTTGACTGCCACGCGTCTGCTGCTGGCGCCGCACCATTCGATCTACCGATCGCGCCACAGCTATCTGGGCGCGCCTTTGCTGCATCGTGAATTCGCGACAGATGCCGCCAACCACCTGTTCACCGAGCTGGCTCGCCATCGCTGGAGCGCCGCAGGACTGATCCTGCCGAACGTCGATCCGGAAGGTCCACTGTTGGCAGCGTTTAGCGAGGCCTGCCGCTCACGCGGATTGGCGCTGCAGACGACTCGGGAATGGCAGCGCGCCACCTTGATCCCCTCCCGAGCCGGCGAAGACACTCTCAGGAATCAAAAGAAGTACAAGCGCGTTGAACGCTGCCGTCGCCGATTGGCCGAGCTAGGCGATCTTCAATGGCTCATCCATCGCGAAGGCGTGGATGATGAAATCATTGAGTCCTTCCTGCGGCTGGAGCACAGCGGTTGGAAGGGCCGGCGCCACAAATCGCTGCGCTCGCGGCTGGCCGACGAAGCCTTTTTCCGCGAAATGGCGACTGGCTTTGCGCGCGAGGGGCGCGCCTTGTTCACCGAATTGCGCTTGAATGGGCGGACCATCGCGTCGACCAGCAACTTCGCCTCGGCGCATGCGGGTTTCGCTTTCAAGGTGGGTTGGGATGAGGCATTCAGGAAGTTTAGCGTGGGCAACCTAATTGACGCGGAGCTGGTAGAACGTGCGCCTGAAGTCTGTAACGACCTCGCCTATATCGATAGCGGATCCGGGCCGCATTCCCACATGGAGGTGCTATGGCCGCATCGGCGAAGCTTGGTAACTGTCTTTCTGCCCTACAGCACTGCGGGCCAACTGGCTTGGCAAGGCATGCAATCGCTGCGCTCACTGCGCCGTTTCGTTTGA
- a CDS encoding DUF5989 family protein, which translates to MDFVVQMWHFLGARRKYWLLPIIVISVVLGGLLVLAQGSVFAPFIYTLF; encoded by the coding sequence ATGGATTTCGTCGTCCAGATGTGGCATTTCCTCGGCGCGCGGCGCAAGTACTGGTTGCTCCCGATCATCGTCATCAGTGTGGTTCTCGGCGGGCTCCTGGTGCTGGCGCAAGGCTCGGTCTTCGCTCCGTTCATCTACACGCTGTTCTGA
- a CDS encoding SxtJ family membrane protein codes for MNTTLPSNRSFGWTFTGACAIAAIFYPWAAVAACLMAIVTLTRVRWLTPLNRAWMTLGELISRVVNPLVLGLIFFAVFTPVAFVMRLAGRDVLARKWDAGRRSYWSERDPPGPAEDSFKNMF; via the coding sequence ATGAACACGACCTTGCCCTCCAACCGGTCATTTGGCTGGACTTTCACCGGCGCCTGCGCGATAGCCGCCATTTTTTATCCTTGGGCCGCTGTCGCGGCGTGCCTGATGGCGATAGTGACACTGACGCGGGTGCGCTGGCTGACGCCACTGAATCGCGCCTGGATGACGTTGGGCGAACTGATCAGCAGGGTCGTCAATCCGCTGGTGCTGGGCCTGATCTTCTTTGCAGTGTTCACGCCGGTGGCCTTCGTCATGCGCCTTGCCGGGCGCGATGTCCTGGCGCGAAAGTGGGATGCCGGTCGCCGCAGTTACTGGAGCGAGCGCGATCCACCCGGTCCTGCCGAAGACAGCTTCAAGAACATGTTCTAA
- a CDS encoding SxtJ family membrane protein, which produces MNMTLPSNRSFGWTFTGACAIAAIFYPWAAVVACLTAVVTLTRVSWLTPLNRAWMTLGELISRVVNPLVLGLIFFAVFTPVAFVMRLAGRDVLTRKWDAGRRSYWSERDPPGPAEDSFKNMF; this is translated from the coding sequence ATGAACATGACCTTGCCTTCCAACCGCTCATTTGGCTGGACTTTCACCGGCGCCTGCGCGATAGCCGCCATTTTTTATCCTTGGGCCGCTGTCGTGGCGTGCCTGACGGCGGTAGTGACACTGACGCGGGTGAGCTGGCTGACGCCACTGAATCGCGCCTGGATGACGTTGGGCGAACTGATCAGCAGGGTCGTCAATCCGCTGGTGCTGGGCCTGATCTTCTTTGCGGTGTTTACGCCGGTGGCCTTCGTCATGCGCCTTGCCGGGCGCGATGTCCTGACGCGAAAGTGGGATGCCGGTCGCCGCAGTTACTGGAGCGAGCGCGATCCGCCCGGTCCTGCCGAAGACAGCTTCAAGAACATGTTCTAG
- the carA gene encoding glutamine-hydrolyzing carbamoyl-phosphate synthase small subunit translates to MTTAALVLADGTTFHGRLMGGRRSVSGEVVFNTGMVGYTEALTDPSYHGQLLCLTYPLVGNYGVPPDFESTKIQVSGLIVSELALEYSHASAARSLPQWLRAEGIPCLTGIDTRALTKRLRQAGCMAGKIVTGMRPLPFAAPDAEHSVAAVSAGQREEYAGGRRRVVLVDCGVKSSIIGQLRARDLTVIRVPWDYDFLAEDFAAVVVSNGPGDPSQCSATVRNIARAMQLERPILGICLGHQLLALAAGASTYKLKFGHRGHNQPCLEEGTQRCFITSQNHGYAVDASSLPAGWVPWFTNANDGSNEGIRHSSQPFMSVQFHPEAAPGPVDCEPIFDRFVESIR, encoded by the coding sequence ATGACGACCGCTGCGCTGGTTCTGGCCGATGGCACCACATTCCACGGCCGGCTGATGGGCGGGCGACGTTCGGTATCCGGCGAGGTGGTGTTCAACACCGGCATGGTCGGCTATACGGAGGCGCTGACCGATCCCTCCTACCATGGCCAACTACTGTGCCTGACCTATCCGCTTGTCGGCAACTACGGCGTGCCGCCGGACTTCGAATCGACGAAGATCCAGGTCAGCGGCCTCATCGTCTCTGAACTGGCGCTCGAATACAGCCATGCCAGCGCTGCCCGGAGCCTGCCGCAGTGGTTGCGGGCAGAAGGCATTCCATGCCTGACCGGCATCGACACGCGTGCGCTGACGAAACGGCTGCGGCAAGCCGGTTGCATGGCCGGGAAGATCGTTACCGGGATGCGCCCCCTGCCCTTCGCCGCGCCGGACGCCGAGCATTCGGTGGCGGCCGTCAGCGCCGGCCAGCGCGAGGAATACGCCGGCGGCCGCCGCCGTGTCGTGCTCGTCGACTGTGGTGTCAAGTCGAGCATCATCGGCCAGTTGCGGGCGCGCGACCTGACTGTCATACGCGTTCCCTGGGACTACGACTTTCTCGCTGAGGACTTCGCTGCCGTCGTCGTATCCAACGGCCCGGGCGACCCGAGCCAGTGCAGCGCCACGGTACGCAATATCGCGCGCGCAATGCAACTGGAGCGCCCGATCCTCGGCATCTGCCTCGGCCACCAACTGCTGGCGCTGGCAGCGGGGGCATCGACCTACAAGCTCAAGTTCGGACACCGCGGCCACAACCAGCCTTGCCTAGAAGAAGGCACGCAGCGCTGTTTCATCACCTCGCAGAACCATGGCTACGCCGTCGACGCGAGTTCGCTGCCGGCCGGCTGGGTTCCCTGGTTCACCAACGCCAACGACGGCTCGAACGAAGGGATACGGCACAGTTCGCAACCCTTCATGAGCGTGCAGTTCCATCCGGAAGCGGCCCCCGGCCCGGTGGACTGCGAGCCGATTTTCGACCGTTTTGTGGAGTCCATCCGATGA
- a CDS encoding carbamoyltransferase family protein yields MRILGISAYYHDSAAALVEDGRVVAAAQEERFTRKKHYSGFPHHAILSCLQTAGAGPGDIDAVAFYDKPFLKFERLIETYLAFAPRGFTSFREALPLWVKDKLFQRNEILRQLKAIDATVDWDDKLLFSEHHLSHAASAFYPSPFDHAAVLTMDGVGEWATTSLALGNGRELKVAREIHFPHSIGLLYSAFTYYTGFKVNSGEYKVMGLAPYGEPRYAQLIRDRLIDIKDDGSFRLNLDYFEYCTGLTMTNEKFDALFGGPPRKPEDRLTQRELDLAASVQLITEEVVLKLARGIARETGERNLCLAGGVALNCVANGKVLRDKSFQHLWLQPAAGDAGGALGAALVAYHLQHRGERRVADGLDAMQGGYLGPEFSATDISSRLTRAGAVFETLDDNPLVDACAQSLAEGKALGWFQGRMEFGPRALGARSILGDARSPSMQKTLNLKVKYRESFRPFAPSVLAEDAADWFDIDVESPYMLLVADVARERCIPMTEAQQALFGIDKLNVPRSAIPAVTHVDYSARIQTVHKETNPRYHDLISRFKAKTGCPVIVNTSFNVRGEPIVGSPEDAFHCFMGTDIETLAVGNCFLKKEWQNPALKQNYENAFELD; encoded by the coding sequence ATGCGTATCCTCGGTATCTCGGCGTATTACCATGACAGCGCCGCCGCGCTGGTTGAAGACGGACGCGTCGTTGCAGCAGCGCAGGAAGAGCGCTTTACCCGAAAGAAGCACTATTCCGGCTTCCCGCACCACGCGATTCTCTCCTGCCTGCAGACCGCCGGCGCCGGTCCGGGCGATATCGACGCCGTCGCCTTCTACGACAAGCCCTTCCTCAAGTTCGAACGCCTGATCGAGACTTATCTTGCCTTTGCGCCGCGTGGTTTCACTTCTTTCCGCGAGGCGCTGCCGCTCTGGGTCAAGGACAAGCTGTTCCAGCGCAACGAGATCCTGCGCCAGCTGAAGGCGATCGACGCCACCGTCGACTGGGACGACAAGCTGCTGTTCTCGGAGCATCACCTGAGCCACGCAGCCAGTGCCTTCTACCCGTCGCCCTTCGATCATGCCGCGGTCCTGACCATGGACGGCGTCGGCGAGTGGGCGACAACCTCGCTTGCGCTGGGCAACGGGCGCGAGCTCAAGGTCGCTCGCGAGATCCACTTCCCGCACTCGATCGGCCTGCTCTATTCGGCATTCACCTATTACACCGGCTTCAAGGTCAACTCCGGCGAGTACAAGGTCATGGGCCTGGCGCCCTACGGCGAGCCGCGCTACGCGCAGCTGATCCGCGACCGGCTGATCGACATCAAGGACGACGGAAGCTTCCGCCTCAATCTCGACTACTTCGAGTACTGCACCGGCCTTACCATGACAAATGAGAAGTTCGATGCGCTCTTCGGTGGCCCCCCGCGCAAGCCGGAAGATCGCCTGACGCAGCGTGAACTCGATCTGGCGGCGTCGGTCCAGCTGATTACCGAGGAGGTTGTGCTCAAGCTTGCGCGCGGCATCGCGCGCGAGACCGGCGAGCGCAACCTGTGCCTTGCCGGCGGCGTTGCCCTCAACTGCGTTGCCAACGGCAAAGTGCTGCGCGACAAGAGCTTCCAGCATCTGTGGCTGCAACCGGCCGCCGGCGACGCCGGCGGCGCGCTCGGCGCGGCGCTGGTCGCCTACCATCTGCAGCATCGCGGTGAACGCCGGGTGGCCGATGGCCTCGATGCCATGCAAGGCGGCTATCTTGGCCCCGAGTTCTCGGCTACGGACATCAGCTCGCGCCTGACTCGTGCCGGCGCGGTGTTCGAAACCCTTGATGACAATCCGCTGGTCGACGCCTGCGCCCAGTCGCTGGCCGAAGGCAAGGCGCTCGGCTGGTTCCAGGGGCGCATGGAATTCGGCCCGCGCGCGCTGGGCGCGCGTTCAATCCTCGGCGACGCCCGTTCGCCGAGCATGCAGAAGACACTCAACCTCAAGGTCAAGTATCGCGAATCGTTCCGGCCCTTCGCGCCGTCGGTGCTGGCAGAGGATGCTGCCGACTGGTTCGATATCGACGTCGAGAGCCCCTACATGCTGCTCGTCGCCGATGTCGCGCGCGAACGCTGCATCCCGATGACGGAGGCGCAGCAGGCGCTGTTCGGAATCGACAAGCTGAATGTGCCGCGCTCGGCGATCCCCGCGGTGACCCACGTCGATTACTCGGCGCGCATCCAGACCGTGCATAAGGAAACCAACCCGCGCTACCACGACCTGATCTCGAGGTTCAAGGCGAAGACCGGCTGCCCGGTGATCGTCAACACCAGCTTCAACGTGCGCGGCGAACCGATTGTCGGTAGCCCGGAAGATGCGTTCCACTGCTTCATGGGAACCGATATCGAAACCCTTGCCGTCGGCAACTGCTTCCTGAAGAAGGAGTGGCAGAACCCGGCGCTGAAGCAGAACTACGAAAACGCCTTTGAGCTCGACTAG
- a CDS encoding class I SAM-dependent methyltransferase — MTKLKLFKTRAHESELLETSIKRKAADASALRILEAGCGRKWPLNLGGIEYTITGVDLDKDALEFRKTKIRDLDETILGDLRSVELDENSYDVIYNSFVLEHVRDADRVLDNFIKWLKSGGILILRIPDRNSVYGFATRMTPFWFHVFYKKYIQGISNAGQPGFDPYPTYHEEVVSRNGIHDFCMRHQCRIKEEYGQGYYLDGKGILHTLIRAFVMTAALLSFGKLQWKHNNLTYILEKA, encoded by the coding sequence ATGACAAAGCTGAAGTTATTCAAAACCCGTGCGCATGAGTCCGAACTTTTGGAAACCAGCATCAAGCGGAAGGCCGCCGACGCATCCGCGCTGCGCATCCTGGAAGCTGGATGCGGGCGGAAATGGCCGCTGAATCTTGGCGGCATCGAGTACACCATTACCGGCGTGGACCTGGACAAGGATGCTTTGGAGTTCAGAAAGACGAAAATCAGGGATCTCGATGAAACCATCCTTGGCGACTTGCGCTCGGTCGAGCTGGACGAAAACAGCTATGACGTGATCTACAATTCATTTGTTCTTGAGCATGTACGCGATGCCGACCGGGTACTGGATAACTTTATCAAGTGGTTGAAATCCGGCGGCATCCTGATCTTGAGGATTCCCGACCGGAATTCCGTATATGGTTTCGCCACCCGGATGACGCCGTTCTGGTTCCACGTTTTCTACAAGAAATACATCCAGGGGATCAGCAATGCCGGACAGCCGGGTTTCGACCCCTATCCCACGTACCACGAAGAGGTCGTTTCCAGAAACGGCATCCATGACTTTTGCATGAGACATCAGTGCCGGATCAAGGAAGAATACGGACAGGGCTATTATCTTGACGGCAAGGGCATTCTTCATACCCTCATCCGGGCGTTCGTCATGACGGCAGCCTTGCTGTCATTTGGCAAGCTTCAGTGGAAACACAATAACCTTACCTACATCCTCGAGAAGGCATAG